The following proteins are co-located in the Microbacterium sp. SORGH_AS_0888 genome:
- a CDS encoding deoxyribodipyrimidine photo-lyase: protein MTTLVWFRDDLRLADNPALRAAIERDEPVVGLYVLDEVSPGVRPLGGTARWWLHHSLDSLGERLRERGSRLMLRRGRAADVVPQAVVDAGATAVSWNRRYGGPEREIDRALKERFAADGVEARSFAGSLLFEPWNVRTGAGTPFSVYTPFWRACLHLPAPRQPLPEPRRIPGPRRAPASESLGDWGLLPTRPDWAGGLRERWEPGEPAARRRLHEFLADDVDHYDRARDEPAAGATSLLSPRLRWGELSPYTVWHTALADGADAGRFLSELGWREFAWHVLFHHPDLATANLRREFDAFPWPRPRPSLLRAWQRGRTGFPLVDAGMRELWTTGYMHNRVRMAAASLLVKNLLIDWRRGEQWFWDTLVDADAANNPFNWQWVAGSGADAAPYFRIFNPLLQAKKFDPQGLYVSQWAPDSERIEPIVDLAASRKAALDAYDVVKRSR, encoded by the coding sequence ATGACCACCCTCGTCTGGTTCCGCGACGACCTGCGACTCGCCGACAACCCGGCGCTGCGCGCGGCGATCGAGCGCGACGAGCCGGTGGTCGGGCTGTACGTGCTCGACGAGGTCTCCCCCGGGGTGCGCCCGCTCGGCGGCACCGCCCGGTGGTGGCTGCACCACTCGCTCGACTCCCTCGGCGAGCGCCTGCGGGAACGCGGCTCCCGCCTCATGCTGCGGCGAGGCCGCGCGGCCGACGTCGTGCCGCAGGCCGTGGTGGATGCCGGAGCCACGGCCGTCAGCTGGAACCGCCGCTACGGCGGCCCCGAGCGCGAGATCGACCGCGCGCTGAAGGAGCGGTTCGCCGCCGACGGCGTCGAGGCGCGATCCTTCGCCGGCTCGCTGCTGTTCGAGCCGTGGAACGTGCGCACGGGAGCGGGCACCCCCTTCTCGGTGTACACCCCGTTCTGGCGCGCCTGCCTCCACCTTCCCGCGCCGCGCCAGCCGCTGCCCGAACCGCGGCGCATCCCCGGCCCGAGGCGCGCGCCCGCGTCCGAGTCGCTCGGCGACTGGGGACTGCTGCCTACGCGCCCCGACTGGGCGGGCGGTCTGCGCGAGCGTTGGGAGCCCGGCGAGCCGGCCGCGCGCCGGCGGCTGCACGAGTTCCTCGCGGACGACGTCGACCACTACGACCGGGCGCGCGACGAGCCGGCCGCGGGCGCGACATCCCTCCTCTCCCCCCGTCTGCGCTGGGGCGAGCTGAGCCCGTACACGGTGTGGCACACGGCCCTCGCCGATGGCGCGGATGCGGGGCGCTTCCTTTCCGAGCTCGGATGGCGCGAGTTCGCCTGGCACGTGCTGTTCCACCACCCCGACCTCGCGACCGCGAACCTGCGGCGCGAGTTCGACGCTTTCCCGTGGCCTCGGCCGCGGCCCTCGCTCCTGCGCGCCTGGCAGCGGGGGCGCACCGGGTTCCCTCTGGTCGACGCGGGCATGCGCGAGCTGTGGACCACCGGGTACATGCACAATCGCGTGCGGATGGCCGCGGCATCCCTGCTCGTGAAGAACCTCCTGATCGACTGGCGCCGGGGCGAGCAGTGGTTCTGGGACACGCTCGTCGACGCGGATGCGGCGAACAACCCCTTCAACTGGCAGTGGGTCGCGGGTTCCGGGGCGGATGCGGCGCCCTACTTCCGCATCTTCAACCCGCTGCTGCAGGCGAAGAAGTTCGACCCGCAGGGGCTCTACGTGTCGCAGTGGGCCCCCGACTCGGAGCGGATAGAGCCGATCGTCGATCTCGCCGCCTCCCGCAAGGCCGCGCTGGACGCGTACGACGTCGTCAAACGGTCGCGGTGA
- a CDS encoding diacylglycerol kinase family protein, with product MTHAAPSRHAALVYNPIKVDAARLREQVVHLSRRAGWDPPRFFETSVDDPGQGRVREALEGGAASVLVAGGDGTVRAVAEAIAGTDVPLTIVPSGTGNLLARNLRLPLDDPERVIAAAFDGDRQPIDIGIAQISRPDGTRTEAAFVVMAGMGLDAAMIANTRPTLKKAVGWVAYVDGAARSLPKARPFRLMYQLDDERIHTTRVYSILFAICGALPAGIALIPDASIIDGAMDVVLIKPRGWWGWLAVWRRVWWDNSVLRRFKAGRLVLEHRRDQSVRYLQGVATEAGATPPQAVQLDGDAFGEAVRMHCRVVEGGLLVSLPPGHPVSRL from the coding sequence ATGACGCACGCGGCGCCTTCCCGCCACGCCGCGCTCGTGTACAACCCGATCAAGGTGGACGCCGCGCGTCTCCGCGAGCAGGTCGTGCACCTGTCGCGCCGCGCGGGGTGGGATCCGCCGCGGTTCTTCGAGACGTCCGTCGACGACCCCGGGCAGGGGCGCGTGCGCGAGGCGCTGGAAGGCGGGGCGGCGTCGGTGCTCGTCGCCGGCGGCGACGGGACCGTCCGAGCCGTCGCCGAGGCGATCGCCGGCACGGACGTGCCGCTCACGATCGTGCCCAGCGGCACCGGGAATCTCCTCGCCCGCAACCTGCGGCTCCCGCTCGACGACCCGGAGCGGGTCATCGCCGCAGCCTTCGACGGCGATCGCCAGCCCATCGACATCGGCATCGCGCAGATCTCCCGCCCCGACGGCACGCGCACGGAGGCCGCGTTCGTCGTGATGGCGGGCATGGGGCTGGATGCGGCGATGATCGCCAACACCCGTCCCACGCTGAAGAAGGCGGTCGGCTGGGTCGCGTACGTCGACGGGGCGGCGCGCTCGCTGCCCAAGGCCCGCCCCTTCCGGCTCATGTACCAGCTCGACGACGAGCGCATCCATACGACGCGGGTCTACAGCATCCTGTTCGCGATCTGCGGTGCGCTGCCGGCCGGGATCGCGCTGATCCCCGACGCGTCGATCATCGACGGCGCGATGGATGTCGTCCTCATCAAGCCACGCGGCTGGTGGGGCTGGCTCGCCGTCTGGCGGCGCGTGTGGTGGGACAACTCGGTGCTGCGCCGCTTCAAGGCCGGCCGCCTCGTGCTCGAGCACCGCCGGGACCAGTCGGTGCGGTACCTGCAGGGGGTCGCCACCGAGGCGGGTGCGACGCCGCCGCAGGCGGTTCAGCTCGACGGCGACGCCTTCGGCGAGGCGGTGCGCATGCACTGCCGGGTCGTCGAGGGCGGCCTGCTCGTGTCGCTGCCGCCGGGGCACCCCGTGTCGCGGCTCTGA
- the serS gene encoding serine--tRNA ligase produces the protein MIDPTLLREDPELVKRSQAARGESAETVDAALSADRDRRQAITVFEELRARQNAHGKLVAQASKDEKPALVAAAKELSDQVKAAQQAVNDAEQAASEALEKIENIVIDGVPEGGEDDFVTLRTHGELPTFDFEPRDHLEIGELLGAIDMERGTKVSGSRFYFLTGVGARLELAIMTLALDRALAAGFTPMIPPTLVRPEVMYGTGFLGKHSAEVYHLEEQDLYLVGTSEVPLAGYHMGEILDLSRGPKRYAGWSTCYRSEAGSYGKDTRGIIRVHQFNKLEMFVYADPEIAEAEHERLVAMQEGMLQDLGLAYRVIDVAAGDLGSSAARKFDVEAWVPTQGAYRELTSTSNCTTYQARRLDIRHRPDGGRTAHVATLNGTLATTRWIVALLETHQRADGSVTVPEVLRPYLGGLEVLEPIA, from the coding sequence GTGATCGATCCGACTCTCCTCCGCGAAGATCCCGAGCTCGTCAAGCGTTCGCAGGCGGCGCGCGGCGAGTCCGCCGAGACGGTGGATGCGGCACTGTCGGCCGATCGCGACCGTCGCCAGGCGATCACGGTGTTCGAAGAGCTGCGTGCCCGCCAGAACGCCCACGGCAAGCTCGTCGCGCAGGCATCCAAAGACGAGAAGCCCGCGCTCGTGGCGGCGGCCAAGGAGCTGAGCGACCAGGTCAAGGCGGCCCAGCAGGCCGTGAACGACGCCGAGCAGGCCGCATCCGAGGCTCTCGAGAAGATCGAGAACATCGTGATCGACGGCGTTCCCGAGGGCGGCGAGGACGACTTCGTCACCCTGCGCACGCACGGCGAGCTGCCGACGTTCGACTTCGAGCCGCGCGACCACCTCGAGATCGGCGAGCTGCTCGGGGCGATCGACATGGAACGCGGCACGAAGGTCTCCGGCAGCCGCTTCTACTTCCTCACCGGCGTCGGGGCGCGACTGGAGCTGGCGATCATGACGCTCGCGCTCGATCGTGCGCTCGCCGCGGGGTTCACCCCGATGATCCCGCCGACGCTCGTGCGGCCCGAGGTCATGTACGGGACGGGCTTCCTCGGAAAGCACTCCGCCGAGGTGTACCACCTCGAGGAGCAGGACCTGTACCTCGTCGGCACGAGCGAGGTGCCGCTGGCCGGGTACCACATGGGTGAGATCCTCGACCTGTCGCGAGGCCCCAAGCGCTACGCGGGCTGGTCGACCTGTTACCGCAGCGAGGCGGGCTCGTACGGCAAGGACACCCGCGGCATCATCCGCGTGCACCAGTTCAACAAGCTCGAGATGTTCGTGTACGCCGACCCGGAGATCGCCGAGGCCGAGCACGAGCGACTCGTGGCGATGCAGGAGGGGATGCTGCAGGACCTCGGGCTCGCGTACCGCGTGATCGATGTCGCGGCGGGCGACCTCGGCTCCTCGGCCGCGCGCAAGTTCGACGTCGAGGCGTGGGTGCCGACCCAGGGCGCCTACCGCGAGCTGACGAGCACCTCGAACTGCACGACCTACCAGGCCCGGCGTCTCGACATCCGCCACCGTCCCGACGGCGGCCGCACGGCTCACGTGGCGACCCTCAACGGGACGCTGGCCACGACGCGCTGGATCGTGGCGCTGCTGGAGACCCATCAGCGGGCGGACGGCTCGGTGACGGTGCCCGAGGTGCTGCGCCCCTACCTCGGTGGCCTCGAGGTGCTGGAGCCGATCGCGTGA
- a CDS encoding VIT family protein, with amino-acid sequence MTSPAYAHPDEPHRAGLAQRLNWLRAGVLGANDGIVSTAAVAVGVAGATSEVAPVFLAGAAALVGGAISMALGEYVSVSSQSDSETALIAKERRELAESPEDEFTELVGLYEAQGLSTATATQVATELTQRDALAAHLSAELNIDPDDIVSPWHAALASAIAFTIGALLPLATILLLPAPVRVAATFVAVLVALAVTGYLAAWIGGARRGRAVLRTVIGGALALGATYLVGTLFGTTIG; translated from the coding sequence ATGACCAGCCCCGCTTACGCACACCCGGACGAGCCGCACCGTGCCGGCCTCGCGCAGCGCCTGAACTGGCTGCGGGCGGGCGTCCTCGGCGCCAACGACGGCATCGTGTCGACGGCCGCCGTCGCCGTCGGCGTGGCCGGAGCCACATCCGAGGTCGCGCCGGTGTTCCTGGCCGGCGCCGCGGCCCTCGTCGGAGGGGCGATCTCGATGGCGCTCGGCGAGTACGTCTCCGTCTCCAGCCAGAGTGACTCCGAGACCGCGCTCATCGCGAAGGAGCGACGCGAGCTCGCCGAGAGTCCCGAGGACGAGTTCACCGAGCTCGTCGGCCTCTACGAGGCCCAAGGCCTCTCGACCGCCACCGCGACACAGGTCGCGACCGAGCTCACCCAGCGCGACGCCCTCGCCGCCCATCTCTCGGCCGAGCTGAACATCGACCCCGACGACATCGTGAGCCCATGGCACGCCGCGTTGGCCTCTGCCATCGCCTTCACGATCGGGGCACTGCTGCCTCTGGCGACGATCCTGCTCCTGCCCGCACCCGTGCGGGTCGCCGCGACCTTCGTCGCCGTGCTCGTCGCACTCGCGGTCACGGGGTACCTCGCCGCGTGGATCGGCGGGGCGCGTCGCGGTCGCGCCGTGCTGCGCACCGTGATCGGCGGCGCGCTCGCCCTCGGCGCGACCTACCTCGTCGGCACGCTGTTCGGGACGACGATCGGCTGA